ccgtcacaagcttgtgacggatatcgccgtcttcaatgagattttgtgcagtTCCTGATGGTTTCTATAGCAATGtccgtttttttttgtgaatggcaTGCCTAATGTTGCTGGTATATTGAACTGTGTGTCTGTGTGCATTAAATTGTGTAATTTCTTTCAGAATGCTCTCTAGCTCTGACACACTGTGCTCCGGAAGAGTAATTTCTCTGAATGACAATAACACTTCCCTTTTTCAGTTATGCTCTTTTATCGGCCctttgttttgcctcttctttccTACTCTCAGTATTTCTCTGAATGGCACGCGAGTGTGTGCTGAACTCTTAATGGCGATAAAATATCCGATCCAAACGTGTTTGTCGTTTACGCCAGGAGACATACATACCTTTCAAATGAAATGTCCAAAATTAACCCTCATCTGTCGGTAAATTCAGGTTTTCCTGACTTGAATTTACTGAACATGTTTCTGAAAAACTGTATGGATGCTGTGTTGCTCATTAactatgttttgtgtgttgtttttagGCTGTAACTAAGTACTGATGGTGAACCAAGCGACCGAGATCTTCAAGAAGCCGGTCTATAGGGGTACGCATCTGGGATCCTGACCTGATTTTATGATTGAAGTTTGAACCAAATATATGTGTTTGAGATTGATTTATAGGTTTATTGAGTTGGATGAGTAATATTATTAATCCTTTTAAACACTCATTTGAGCACTTGAAATCTCTCAAAGTCTCATAAGTCATAAGCCTAGGATATTACATCATTGTCCATTGTCCTCCAATAAAACATAAAATTGGGTCAACCAAAACCGACGCCAAGATAAACTTATAATCGATAACAACCTTCTGTGTTCCAGCCCAATTTGTTTACCATTTTATATTGGACTAATTTTGATGAGTACTTTGATCATCGTCCCTCcactttccttgatctttgtgccatAAGAAAAGTTAAAAAATGATCGGGATATAGAGTACAATTGACTTAATATACCCCACATATGACAAAACTATCGATACATAGTACAACATGCTCCCTTTGTCCCAAgcatttggtttttttttttttttttttaaattctgtctgaatgatattttaatcaaagacaGACAAATGATTAGGGCAAAGAAAGTACATTATAAAATAAATTACAGGCTCGTAACCTGACTCGATGCCAACTCAAACTGAATAAGACCCAATTTGTCACCCAATAATATTCCAATCTGATAATTGAATTGTAACTAATCGAACTCGTTATCGACCCCGATACAGAATCCAATTTGACCCGATCCTTAAGGCTTAAACCTATGTGAAGTACCCTAACATGTACGGGGTGTTTGGTTGACAGGTTTGGAATAAAATGGAATGAATTCTAGTCATTCTAATGATTGGTTGAGGAATTTTGAAATGAAGTTAAAATCCATCTTCCACCCCAACTCCGAAATTCCATACCCACCTATTTCCCATAGATTCAAACTCTATTCATTTatgtttatttttctaatgaataAAATATGtttttagatcccgcgcaataaatgcacggtatttataaagtttttattttgtattacttgataattttaaattaaaaccttattaatttttaatatttcacgttattatattttgatatggaaAAAAAGAAATTGAACTGTAAAGTTattcaagaaaattgagtaaaattgaactgtaaaataatagtagtatcttattaattaataatttttataccacaaagctgattaattttaatgaaatacattatgtttattaatttcattattttttgaaaacaattaaataaatagcttccctaggttgcacggacactcctcctaatcggcgttcccgtgtcggacacgacactcgccggacacacgtcaaaacgtgtcggacacttgtaaagccgtgtctaactttcatcttttatttgggcacgtgtccgacacctgtccatggtattttgagctgTGTCCATGatatttggacacaccttcaaacggaatcaagttatatttaaggtaaatggcgtgaattgttatatggttgaatttggtggggaaataagttGAATTAGCGGTAGATGATGTTCAttagactagtaatgagatgtcgaaatagtTGATTATAAGTTagtttttggttttgaaaatgagaatgtGTTATAATTAACGTCAAGTTTTAACTTCACTTATATAAATTTAATATTCAAATAGTTTTTGAAAAATAAAATCgcacataaataaatataaaatatatattttattaaatttaaataacgtgtctcgtgtcctaaatttcatgagaTGCCGTTTCGCGTGTCCATGTCGTGTCAGTATCCGTGTCAGTGCTACCTAGTAGCTTCCTCATTTAAAAAATGCTTTTTGAAGGGAAAATTCATACCTATTCAATTAGTAAATATGAGATGTTTTGAAATGTATGAAATTGGAAACTCATACTTTTATGGTTTCTCATTCCAATCCATTTCATTCTTTTAAGGAGTGAACCAAAGAAAACCCTTTCATTGTGAATCAAAAAGATAGCCGCCAACCCTTGCTCAAACCCTTACAAACTTCCCTCTAAAATCATTCAAATTTAAGCATCTTAATCCCAAAAAAAATGGATCGAGCTTCAAAAGCGAGTAGCCCACCTCCAGTTTCATCAGTACTCACAGAAGGAGGGAGTAACAGTAACAAAGGTGTAAAGTTAATGACTTTACGGATCGAAAATGAACATGCTAAGGAAGTTATATTCAAGATTAAACGTAATGTTCATTTGGGTAAAGTTTTAATGCGATATTGTGAACATATGGGTTTCAAACAAAATGTGTTCAAATAATCAAATTTAATTATCAACATAAACGGGTTGGAGATTTGGATACTCCTGATTCTCTTgatatggatgatgatgatgttattGATTGTTGGACTGATTTAATTGGTGCCggtttgatttaatttgttttatttgtgTTATCGTATCCCTCCGTTCAAGTTAATTTCATGTATCGTTTAATATTTCCTGTATGTTTTGGGAAATGTTGTCTATCGTGTGGATTATTTAGTGTCACTGAAATTTGTGAGATACGGTTTCTCATTAAGTAATTGAGAAACCGGTTTTTAGTATTCGATTATGTGGTTTTGCTCGTTCCTTTTCTGTCACTCTTGTTTTAGATTGGTTTATTTGGTACTCCGTATATGTTGCGTGGAGACTCCTTTAATTGTAGAGAGTTTAGAGATTTCTTCTTCGaagaacaattaaaaaaaaatcgtCCTAAAAACAAATCACCGGATGACAGTCAATGCGCAAAAATTCTCTTTttaattagtcttgctgaagatgggtcggagcaagtgacggataatgccactcacaaaacaaATGGGGggcaaggtgggggcacccccatgtgcttccctctctcttctatttgggtcatttgtgagggaaaatggtatccgtcactccaaagtgacggataaatgccgtcacaaatgagattttgtgttctcTTTTAATAACCTCAAAATTAACCTTTGGCTCATTTTAGACATttcttaaaatcatcaaaattctcTCATAAGACCATAAACTAGCCGATTTGAGCACAAGCTCGGATAGGCTCGGGCTCGGTTTGAAATTCATTGAGCCTGAAAAATTAAAACTTGAGCTTGGCTTGGCTCAAGTTCAAATCAAGCTTCTTTTGTCATTATATTATAAAATACTAAAAAAGATTATATTATAATATACTCATAATCATAAATAGTTAAATAAGATATAATTTGAAATCACAAATTGTTATATAAGACCTCTTTATGTATAAGACAAGTCCAATTATAAAAGGATTAATTGATGGGAATAATCCGACCTTTACACTCTCTTCCCATAATAATCCAAGCTTTCATTAATCTCGTAGTAATCCGACCTTTTAACCCCATCTTCTTTAAATGCACCTATTATAGATTAGACTTGCTATAGTAGGTAACTAGCTGTATTCTCTTACTTAATGTCTCTCTTTTATTCATGTTGCCAATTTATTAGTCATTTTTATCTCAATTAATACGTACTTTAAGCAAATGAACCAAAGTCAAGGTGACCAAATACATCTAACATCCCAATCCTAGTTCGGTGCCAATACTGAACTTGTCATGGCTATTCATGCCCTGCACCATCTTGCCAAGCCTCGTCCATCATCAACTACCCGATGACCACCATATTACCTCCTTCGTCAACCTTTAACTGACGGCACCACCACAACTCTCTAGTTAAGCCACCATGGTTCCACACTTCCACCCACCAGCCCAAAATCAACCCTCCACAAACAATCATCGACGGCACCATGGTCCACTTCCGTTTCAGCTATGGCCCAATCAGGTGCACCATGGCCACCTTCAACCACCCGTAAATCACCAAAAAAAAAGCACAAAATGATTAATCTAATGGCGATGAAGGAGATGACGCGAGAAGTATGAAAAGAGGAGAAAATGACTATGAAGGAAATGTTTGGTAAAGAGATTGACACAAATGGAAATGGAAAGGTGAATGTTTTCTGATTGATTTGCAAGATGTAAGGGAACATTAAAGGACCAAAGAAATACTTCTGTAATACAAGCGAAAGATACATTGTACACTAGATAAATACAATGTATAATGAATGACTGATTTGCTTGGGAAGAAGATTAATTTGGTCTAACAGGAGATTAACAGGAGAAAACGAGAGAGAATGAGGGTGTGCCTTGTAACAGGACTAATAGAAAGACAACTAAAGAGAAATATGAATGATTAGTGACTTGGGCAACCGGCTCAACAGGTAACCTGGCTTTGGGTGCATTTAAAGAAGATAAGGCTAAAAGGTCGGATTATTACGAGATTAATGAAAGCTTGGATCATTATAGGAAGAGAGTGTAAAGGTGGGATTATTCCCGTCAATTAATCCATTATAAAATGCCcagtaaaattaattaataaattagtaaaaatatattttattttgataacctaagGTTTTACATtgataaaatatttatttaaatGTGTCGGTATTACCCATGAATATATcgagttattaaaataaagttaaattataaatataatcTAATGATTCGTTTGGGTTATTATTCTATTGGACAAGTCATATGCTATAGGACGGTGCAAAGAAAATGTTAAACGAGCCCAAACGAATTTGAGGGTCGAGCCTTGTTGAGGCCAGGCTTGGACTCGGCTTGTATTTAATTAAGCTTGGCTCGAGCTTGATCTGGTTTTGATCGAGCCGATTTGAGAGCTTTGAAGAGCCGGCTCGAATCATTTACAGCCATACGGAGTATGTCCTGGTCGTAgtcgtcgtcttcatcatcgTCACTCGATTATAAGAAGCTAACAGAAGAACGGAGCACTCGGATACCGAATCCATGGACTCCATTAAAGATTCATCTTCATCATTACCAAAAATAATCTTAATTAAACCACCACCAGTATTCCTCAGCCTCGAACACCAATTTTCCCGCCATTTTCACTTCCTCAAAGCTTACGAATCACCACTACCACTCCCCGCCTTCctcgccgccgccgccgccgatGGCGGCGTTTCCGCCATGTTCGTCACCGCTAACGGACCTCCGATCACCGCTGAATCGGTGCTCGATCACGTTCCTTCGGTTCGTTGTATCGTTTCTTCCGCCGCCGGTGTCGATTATATTGATCTTGATGAGTGTCGGCGACGCGGTATTGTTGTTGCGAATGCAGCTGGTGTTTCTTCAGCTGATTGTGCGGATTTCGCTGTCGGTTTGGTTGTTGATGTGTTTCGGAAGGTGTCTGATGGTGATCGGTTTGTTAGGAGTGGTGGTTGGTGTGGTGGCGAGTTTCGGTTAGGTCGTCGGGTAATGATCGCCGAAACTTGCGTATTTTTGTTGTCGCAAAATTTCATTTGAGACCGTCTTAGTTTGTTACGTGTTTaatctaatactccctccgtcttggTCATTTGTTGTCGTATTTCATTTTAGCGTGTCTGAGTCAATTGTTGTTTTTTcaattttaggattgcatttgatgagcaatttgatcgtTCAGACTCAATTTAgtccacttgtcatcttataattggcCCCTCCTTTTTCGCTGGTCATTGTGCCAATTCCAAAgcacaacaattgaccgggatggagggagtactagCTATAATGAATAATCGGCCTTAAATTAGATGAATTATTTTATTGTTATATTGTGAATATTGTTTGATTATTTGCAGCAGCCTTGAGAGTTGAGGCGATGTCTTCCTTTGTTTGTTACGTGTATTGTTTGATACTTTGATTATTGTGGCAGTTTTAAGGCactgggtaatgttgttgttgtatattgtAGTTGTTGTAGGTATGTGGAGATTGTTGATGATTTGCTGTTAATTTGATGAGAATTAGGTTGTATTTGATGCAATTCTTAGTTTAAAGTAGCACGTTACGAGTGTGTTTTATTTAACATTAGAGTTGAGGAGTACTCGGTATCTAATAAGCTTAAAACAGTCTTAAATACGGAGTAAGAAATAAGATGAACTCGTTTGCTGTTATATGGTGAATGTTTGATTATATCGAAGTTGTTGTAGACTTGTAGGTACAGGGATATTGTTGATGTCTTGTTATCAGTTTGATTAGAATCAGGCTGGATTTGGTGCAATCATTAAGTTTTAAAAGCACTTTACGAGTGCTCTTAAGTTCCAAGGCTTAGTTAAACGCGGGTGCAATTACAATGTGCTTGTTTGTGTTGTAGATCAAGCTTTTTTATTTGCTATGTTAGGCTTAGTAAAACACTGAAATTTTAGCTCATTGTCTTGGGATTTATGTCATTTCCATATGTTCGATGCACATTATTTCAGTTCGGTTTAGTCCAGTTTGTATATGTTCATATCAGCTCATTTTTGTTCATCTCAGTTTAGGTCCTTCAGGTCAGGTAGTTTCGGTCTGATGCTAGTTATTTTGCTAAGTTAGCCTAGTTCTTTTAAAACTTCAGTTCCGTTTAGTTCAGTTTCTAAATGTTCATTTCAGTGCACTTATGTTCATTTCACTGCAGGTCAAGTCCAGTTCAGTGTAGGTAGGCCTTTGCTTACTGTAGGAAATGGTTTGAATTAGGTAGAATTTGGTACATTGATACAATCTCGTAGTGACACGGGTTAAATGTTATGGTGTGGGTAAATTTTGCTTTGAAAATGGATCCCAAATCGTCAATATTTGCCCCAGCTTATCCAAGTTTGTTTGTAAAAGATCAAATTTGTTCCTATTATGTTGAAAAATTCCATAGGCTGTGAATGGGGCGGAGATCAGAGTGTTTTAGTTCTGTATAGCTTGGACTTTACAGTATTGGTTGCGATTTAGTGTTGCTAGAATCTTACTTTGTAGTACTCAATTCGTCTAATTATATTGTTATAAACTTTAATTATGTTTGTCCCATCTTTCTTGTCAAATTTTAGTTTCCGAGACATGATTACTAAACTTCAAATTATGCATTCGATAACCTAATGTTACTGCTGGTTATATCTGTGAGTTATGATTTCAGTTGGGAGGCAAGACAGTAGGAATAGTCGGCCTTGGAAGAATTGGCTCAGCGGTTGCAAAAAGACTCCACGGTTTCGACTGTcgtatattgtacaactctaggAATAAGAAGCCGTCAGTCCCATATTCGTTTTATTCAAATGTCTGTGAGATGGCTGCTGACAGTGATTTGCTTGTAATATGCTGCTCTTTATCTGATCAAACCCGGCATATGATAAACAAGGAAGTGCTGACAGCACTGGGTAAGGATGGAATTATCGTTAACGTAGCTCGAGGGCCTATAATTGACGAGAAGGAGCTGCTTAGGTTTTTATTGGAAGGTCGGATAGCTGGCGCTGGCTTAGACGTGTTCGAGCATGAGCCGTCTGTGCCTCAAGAGCTCTTCTCCCTGGACAATGTTGTTCTGGCACATCATCAAGCCGGTTTCACTGAAGAG
The Silene latifolia isolate original U9 population chromosome 11, ASM4854445v1, whole genome shotgun sequence genome window above contains:
- the LOC141611045 gene encoding glyoxylate/hydroxypyruvate reductase HPR3-like — translated: MDSIKDSSSSLPKIILIKPPPVFLSLEHQFSRHFHFLKAYESPLPLPAFLAAAAADGGVSAMFVTANGPPITAESVLDHVPSVRCIVSSAAGVDYIDLDECRRRGIVVANAAGVSSADCADFAVGLVVDVFRKVSDGDRFVRSGGWCGGEFRLGRRLGGKTVGIVGLGRIGSAVAKRLHGFDCRILYNSRNKKPSVPYSFYSNVCEMAADSDLLVICCSLSDQTRHMINKEVLTALGKDGIIVNVARGPIIDEKELLRFLLEGRIAGAGLDVFEHEPSVPQELFSLDNVVLAHHQAGFTEECFQDLFELVKGNFEAFFSNKPLLSPVV